GAGTATAAAAATCCTCTCGCAAGAGAAAAAGCCCATTATCGGTAAAGCTGTCTCTGAGGCACGCCGGAAAATACTAGAAGCCTGTCAAGACAGAGATCTAGCCCTTCGACTGAATGCGCAGAATGAACAATTTACCCGTGAAACACTCGACATTACAGCTCTTCCAACACGAATCTTTCCAGGCGCACGCCATCCAATACATGTTTTACAGGACAAGATATTGGATTTTTTTCTAATGCGTGGATGGAGTGTTGTGGAAGGTCCAGAGCTTGAAAGTGAATGGTTGAATTTTGATGCCCTTAACATAGGGCCTTTTCACCCCGCACGCGAGGAAAGCGATACGATCTTTGCTGAACCCCGATCCGCCTCTATGCTTCTTAGAACACACACATCACCCGTTCAACTTCGTGCGCTTGTCTCAAACCCATTACCTCTGTATTGCGTTAGCAGTGGCAAAGTTTTTCGCTCTGACCCACTTGATGCAACACATACTCCGGTCTTCCATCAGCTTGAAGGGCTGGTATGCGACAGGAATATAACTCTTGGGCACCTTAAAGGTACGGTTGAGGATCTTGCGGGATATCTCTTTGGGGCTGAGGTGAACCTACGAATGCGATGTAATTATTTTCCATTTACCGAGCCAAGCGCAGAGTTTGATATTTCTAGGGATGGCATTGACTGGACCGAGTGGGGTGGCTGTGGGCTTGTAAATTCGAAAGTTCTCTCAATGGCTGGTATTGACACGGTACATTACACCGGTTTTGCCTTTGGCTTTGGCCTTGAGAGGACTCTCCAGTTCATACACTCGTTATCTGATATGCGTGACATAGTTGAGGGAGATATTCGATTCTCACAGCAATTTGGTCTCAAGTAGACTGTGTTGCGGCAGTGTTGTCAGGCGCCCTGCTGCGACGAGGGATTGTTCCTGGAGCATTTCCAGGTATTAGGAGGATGGTATGGCGGTCCTTAGGGTTCCTGTATCTTGGCTCTTAGAATACGTTCATACTCAGACTGGCTTTGTCGGCGAGACTGGTATACGTTCTGATACGCGACGCACTCACACGGACTGTCCGGTAGCGGAAGACATTCTAGAATCACTTTTAAGTGTCGGGTTTGAAGGTGAAATACTTGATCGGCCTGAACTGTCAGGACCTATAGTTGTTGGTCGAGTACTCGACTTCACAGAGGAGGTTCACTCAAATGGCAAAACAATACGATGGTGCAAAGTTCGGGTCTGCGCCCCAGTCCAGCCTAACAATACGCCCCTCAGTAAAGATTGTAATCCTTCGACCCAAACGGGAAATTTCTCTAATGCAGATACGAATTCTGCATTAGAGACACGGGATATCGTCTGTGGTGCAAGTAACTTTTCTAAAGGCGACTTAGTTGTTGTAACCCTGCCAGGATCTAATCTCCCCGGCGGATTTCACGTTACCGCACGGAAAGTCTATGGCCATCTTTCCGACGGGATGATAGCTTCAGAAAAGGAGCTTGGCGTGGGTGACAATCATGACGGAATACTCCGGCTTGCCGAAGTATTTCAGGGAGATGAGCTGTCAAAAATTCGTGAGGGTGATAATGCCCTCGACTTGCTGGCCTTGACCGATTCTGCTGTAGCAGTGAGTATTACCCCTGACAGGGGTTACGCCATGTCGATCAGGGGTATCGCCAGAGAGTACGCCCTTGCAAATAACATACCCTTTAGTGATCCCTTGCCAGATGATGTTTTGCCCGCGGGCGGACTTAGTATTGACCTACGGTGTAAGCCAAACGCATTTTTCACTCTTCTTATACAGGAGATAGAAAATAATCAAACTCCACAATGGATGGTCCGCCGATTACAACTTGCCGGCATAAGGTCAGTGTGCCCTGTCGTTGATATAACAAACTACGTGATGGTTGAGACAGGTCAGCCTCTGCATGCCTACGATTACGATGCCATACAGGGCTCTCTTTGTGTTCGCACAGCAGATAAAAAAGAAACACTGGATACTATCGATGGAAGACGGTTAGAACTACATACAGATGATCTGGTTGTTGCTGATGCAAATGGAGTGTTATCGCTCGCCGGGGTTATTGGAGGCAGTAGGTCTAGGGTTACTAGTGACACAAAGAGAATTCTGCTTGAAGCAGGTAACTTCAACCCTATTGATATCTCTCTATCATCCCGTCGGCATAAATTATACACTGAGGCATCGGCCCGATTTGCACGAAGTGTTGATATTCTGATTGCTCAGCGTGCCTTGGCTCGCGCTGCAGAACTTATACGTGATTTGGCCAGCGGGGATATCACAGAGCTAGGTAGTGCATACATCAATTACACCCAACAATCACCCATACTTTTAAGCACACTTGATATTGAACGTGTGGTGGGTTGTTGTTTTACGCGGGAGGAAATTATGTCCTCGTTGCGCGCGATTGGCTGTGATGTTTCTTGCGATTCTGACCACTCAACACCCGATACACAAGTTATGCTTGTCACCCCCCCAAGTTTTAGGGCCGATCTGGTTAATGTTCAAGATTTGGCAGAAGAAGTTATTCGCGTAATTGGCTTTAACCGCATTCCATCACTGCGCTTGTCAGTTCCCCATCGCGAGCAGCCACTTCAATCTCAACAATACAAGTTAGAAAACGGCAAGTTAGAAAACGGTTATACACTCTCGCCAGTCACCCCGCCTAGGACCCCGCCGGTGACTTTCGAGCAACGAAGGCTGCTTGGGCAGTCACTGGCTGCATGTGGGCATGTTGAGGTTATATGTTATCCATTCGTCAATTTAGCTGCTGCAGGCATATGCCATATTGATGTCACACATAACCCGGATTCCACACATAACCCGGATTCAGGGAGTGACCCAATAATCCCAACTGGCGTAACGCGTATCACGGAACCCGGTTCAAGCGGTGTCTCTGGCCCGGGCAATGTTGGTGTTAAAGAGAAGTGTTCGGCTGACACTTCAATAGAGCACGCCCCAACCACAAGGGCAATATCATTACATAATCCTATTGATGCAACAGAAGGGTATCTGAGGCGCAGTCTCATACCGGGGCTTTTGCAGTGCGCTCACAGGAATTTATCACGCGGATTGTGCGACCTTAGTATTTTTGAAATCGGTCGCGTTTTTCTTGGGCAACTCCGCACATCAAACTTGATAGGCTGTAATTCGGATAGTACCTGCAATGCTTGTTCGCGTAAAAACACCATCGAGTCAATGAATGAGGTGTATCAGCCATATACAGTCTCGGTCCTACAAACAGGTTCCGCAATTCAAAAGCAGCCTTACACAGAAGGACGTAAGTACGATTTGGCTGATGTGTTTGATTCCGCCCGGCAAATTGCCCGGGGCCTTGGGGTAGATTTTCATTTCGTACAGGATAAACACCCCGCTTTTCATCCAGGGCGTTGCGCTAAGGTTATCTGTAAACATCACCATATAGGTTATACCGGGCAAATCCTGCCAACTTTGGCTAACAAGCATAATCTTCCTGACAATGTGTTTGCGTGTGAAATAAATCTGGATCTTGTTGCGCAGCTTGGATGCTCGCAGGAAATTGTAAAAACCCTTCCTACAAGTCCTGCTGCAACTCAGCACCTTACTCTGACACTCGGCAATAATATCGCTGCTGCAAGTGTTATATCAGTTGTCAAAGAAGGCGCCGGTGAACTCTTGGAAGATATAAGGCTTATTGACGAATACAAACACGAAGAATCCGATAAAAAATCCCTAACATTTGCGATGCGCTTTAGAGATAAGGAAAAGACGCTTACTGCACAGCGAGTTAACCTTGCAAAAGAGAATGCCGTTCGACTTGCTTCATCTAAGTTCGGCGCGATTATGCGGCGATAGTTCTGTCTCCCATAATCGGCAAATTACGGACCGGCAAGTCAATGTAAAAATGAGCCCATATCTGGATGAGAATAATCTGTAACAGAGATAACAATGGCCCTAATTATTGCATATATACAGCAACTATTGGCACATATGCTTTGGCATTACGGTTGTATCTAGTAACGCTTACGAATCCGCCCAGGATATACTAACTTCATGCCAAATGCCCCGGAAGTCAATAGTGTCTGGGATGAGCTATTGTGGCGGGGCCTTGTGTGTGTATCAACAGACCAAGGGGCATTAAAAGAACTGCTTGACGGTCCACCCATCAGGTTTTATTGTGGCTTTGACCCCACGGCGCCAAGTTTGCATGTCGGTAACCTGGCGCAGATTCTCATTATGCGTCGACTACAGCTCGCGGGTCACAGGCCTATTGCTCTTGTTGGCGGCTCTACGGGACTGATAGGAGATCCAAGGCCAGGAGGTGAAAGGCAACTTCATTCGCACGAACAGGTACAAGAGTGGGTGCGTGCTCTACAACAACAATTATCTAGGTTTCTTGACTTTAAGGGCGCGGCTGCTGCGGTGCTCGTAAATAATTTAGACTGGACCAAGTCCCTGACTGCACTTGATTTTCTACGTGAACTTGGAAAACATTTTCGTGTGAATGCAATGCTAAAAAAGGACGCAGTTGCCGCGAGACTTTCCTCCACTGAGGGTATAAGTTACACAGAGTTTAGTTACCAGATACTCCAATCTCTCGACTTCAGGCAGCTCTATCTAGACTATAAATGTGTTTTGCAAATAGGTGGTAGCGATCAGTGGGGGAATATAACATCCGGCGTGGATCTTATTCGCAAAACCGAAGGTGCGGGTGTGCATGCCTTTGGTTCGCCCCTTCTAACAGCCTCTGATGGGTCTAAATTCGGAAAAACTGAAGGCAATGCTATTTGGCTTGACGCCGATCTAACCAGCCC
The sequence above is a segment of the Tropheryma whipplei str. Twist genome. Coding sequences within it:
- the pheS gene encoding phenylalanine--tRNA ligase subunit alpha yields the protein MDEIQDIEGLTRRALQAISRIDTLRDLTKLKNDNLGSTSWLAKYSASIKILSQEKKPIIGKAVSEARRKILEACQDRDLALRLNAQNEQFTRETLDITALPTRIFPGARHPIHVLQDKILDFFLMRGWSVVEGPELESEWLNFDALNIGPFHPAREESDTIFAEPRSASMLLRTHTSPVQLRALVSNPLPLYCVSSGKVFRSDPLDATHTPVFHQLEGLVCDRNITLGHLKGTVEDLAGYLFGAEVNLRMRCNYFPFTEPSAEFDISRDGIDWTEWGGCGLVNSKVLSMAGIDTVHYTGFAFGFGLERTLQFIHSLSDMRDIVEGDIRFSQQFGLK
- a CDS encoding phenylalanine--tRNA ligase subunit beta — protein: MAVLRVPVSWLLEYVHTQTGFVGETGIRSDTRRTHTDCPVAEDILESLLSVGFEGEILDRPELSGPIVVGRVLDFTEEVHSNGKTIRWCKVRVCAPVQPNNTPLSKDCNPSTQTGNFSNADTNSALETRDIVCGASNFSKGDLVVVTLPGSNLPGGFHVTARKVYGHLSDGMIASEKELGVGDNHDGILRLAEVFQGDELSKIREGDNALDLLALTDSAVAVSITPDRGYAMSIRGIAREYALANNIPFSDPLPDDVLPAGGLSIDLRCKPNAFFTLLIQEIENNQTPQWMVRRLQLAGIRSVCPVVDITNYVMVETGQPLHAYDYDAIQGSLCVRTADKKETLDTIDGRRLELHTDDLVVADANGVLSLAGVIGGSRSRVTSDTKRILLEAGNFNPIDISLSSRRHKLYTEASARFARSVDILIAQRALARAAELIRDLASGDITELGSAYINYTQQSPILLSTLDIERVVGCCFTREEIMSSLRAIGCDVSCDSDHSTPDTQVMLVTPPSFRADLVNVQDLAEEVIRVIGFNRIPSLRLSVPHREQPLQSQQYKLENGKLENGYTLSPVTPPRTPPVTFEQRRLLGQSLAACGHVEVICYPFVNLAAAGICHIDVTHNPDSTHNPDSGSDPIIPTGVTRITEPGSSGVSGPGNVGVKEKCSADTSIEHAPTTRAISLHNPIDATEGYLRRSLIPGLLQCAHRNLSRGLCDLSIFEIGRVFLGQLRTSNLIGCNSDSTCNACSRKNTIESMNEVYQPYTVSVLQTGSAIQKQPYTEGRKYDLADVFDSARQIARGLGVDFHFVQDKHPAFHPGRCAKVICKHHHIGYTGQILPTLANKHNLPDNVFACEINLDLVAQLGCSQEIVKTLPTSPAATQHLTLTLGNNIAAASVISVVKEGAGELLEDIRLIDEYKHEESDKKSLTFAMRFRDKEKTLTAQRVNLAKENAVRLASSKFGAIMRR
- the tyrS gene encoding tyrosine--tRNA ligase yields the protein MPNAPEVNSVWDELLWRGLVCVSTDQGALKELLDGPPIRFYCGFDPTAPSLHVGNLAQILIMRRLQLAGHRPIALVGGSTGLIGDPRPGGERQLHSHEQVQEWVRALQQQLSRFLDFKGAAAAVLVNNLDWTKSLTALDFLRELGKHFRVNAMLKKDAVAARLSSTEGISYTEFSYQILQSLDFRQLYLDYKCVLQIGGSDQWGNITSGVDLIRKTEGAGVHAFGSPLLTASDGSKFGKTEGNAIWLDADLTSPWSFYQFFLNSDDADIPRLLRVFTFFTRSEIEDLNRSVRENASARLAHRHLAYSVTRLVHGADVADQVLLACSVLFGDGGALGKTQTGLPRIDSDTLNDSSGVTTIKAQDNTYTPYSPEGVRFAGTFPVDPRFLRSILFELPNATVSAHDLITHILQKVGLCRSLSEARRLISQGGIYVNNIKVTCPDALLDSFLDNSMPIRAAILRKGKKHLAAVFY